One region of Deinococcus seoulensis genomic DNA includes:
- the nuoG gene encoding NADH-quinone oxidoreductase subunit NuoG, which produces MKVTVDGVDIDLPAGTSAIDAVFSSGGDVPYFCAHKYLSPVGACRMCLVESGSPRKNPDGSFVMEGEGDAATPKIFWFPKPMASCTMQATDGMHIRTAKTSEVVAKAQAGMMEFTLLNHPLDCPTCDKGGACELQDRAFEYGYGASRFGFDRRHADKHYPLSDFVILDQERCIHCKRCVRYFEEVPGQEVLDFIERGGHTFIDTQEGGLPTGFSGNITDICPVGALLDNVARFRGRNWEYDHTPTTCTLCPVGCSITVDARNGRLERIVAGENRDVNEAWICDAGRFGHVFASEERLTTPLIRDEDGQLVPATWDAAIDAMKRGFSGMRTADIALYLGADSTLEEGAALEALAAATGARSVDHSPRYEVSVTAPQATLTDVATADAVVVIGADLGEEAPVLELRILEMLRGGLIPPEFAHGTAIADLRLVERPARRPERLAVIGQESRLWAHAGHRVSANGRGALARLTHPDTDELRAVLALLEGAERPVIILGADVLNGASGSFSSNLSDLAARTGAKVIAIPAAANSRGLGALNLVPRAGGMGIERLTEVPAAFISRLDPGVRAAGFTVVHDTHLTTTARLADVVLPAVTNYEKRGTVQNLEGRLLPLNPAAIQSGEAADLIRTLTALAEALGVKAPARGLRGAHALLADRVGLNLTDLPARGALHTFHQTYAAPAAPHTPHLWTERMHARRLTWVDRIEELVHDDWQLPVTPAAPPARPGGDD; this is translated from the coding sequence GTGAAAGTCACTGTCGACGGCGTAGACATCGACCTGCCCGCCGGAACGTCCGCCATTGACGCGGTGTTCTCGTCGGGCGGGGACGTGCCGTACTTCTGCGCGCACAAGTATTTGAGTCCGGTGGGCGCGTGCCGGATGTGCCTCGTGGAGTCGGGCTCGCCCCGCAAGAACCCGGACGGGTCGTTCGTGATGGAAGGGGAGGGGGACGCGGCGACGCCGAAGATCTTCTGGTTCCCCAAACCCATGGCGTCCTGCACCATGCAGGCGACCGACGGCATGCACATCCGCACCGCCAAAACGAGTGAGGTCGTGGCGAAGGCGCAGGCGGGCATGATGGAGTTCACGCTCCTGAACCACCCGCTGGACTGCCCGACCTGCGACAAGGGGGGTGCGTGCGAGTTGCAGGACCGCGCGTTCGAGTACGGGTACGGCGCGAGCCGCTTCGGTTTCGACCGGCGGCACGCGGACAAGCACTACCCGCTGTCTGATTTCGTGATTCTGGATCAGGAGCGCTGCATTCACTGCAAGCGTTGCGTGCGGTACTTCGAGGAGGTGCCGGGCCAGGAGGTCCTGGACTTCATCGAGCGCGGCGGGCACACCTTCATCGACACGCAGGAGGGCGGGCTGCCCACGGGCTTCAGTGGGAACATCACGGACATCTGCCCGGTGGGGGCGCTGCTGGACAACGTGGCGCGCTTCCGGGGCCGCAACTGGGAGTACGACCACACGCCGACCACCTGCACGCTGTGCCCGGTCGGGTGCTCGATCACGGTGGACGCCCGGAACGGCCGCCTGGAACGCATCGTGGCGGGCGAGAACCGTGACGTGAACGAGGCGTGGATCTGCGACGCGGGCCGTTTCGGGCACGTGTTCGCCAGCGAGGAGCGTCTGACCACGCCCCTGATCCGTGACGAGGACGGGCAACTGGTTCCAGCCACCTGGGACGCCGCGATCGACGCCATGAAGCGCGGTTTCTCGGGCATGCGCACGGCCGACATCGCCCTGTACCTGGGCGCGGACAGCACCCTGGAGGAAGGCGCGGCGCTGGAGGCGCTGGCCGCCGCGACGGGTGCGCGCAGCGTGGATCACTCGCCCCGCTACGAGGTGAGCGTGACGGCGCCGCAGGCGACCCTGACGGACGTGGCGACCGCCGACGCCGTCGTGGTGATCGGCGCGGACCTGGGCGAGGAAGCGCCCGTGCTGGAACTGCGGATTCTGGAGATGCTGCGCGGCGGCCTGATCCCGCCCGAGTTCGCGCACGGCACGGCCATCGCGGACCTGCGCCTCGTGGAACGCCCCGCCCGGAGGCCAGAGCGGCTGGCCGTGATCGGGCAGGAGAGCCGCCTGTGGGCGCACGCCGGGCACCGCGTCAGCGCGAACGGCAGGGGCGCTCTGGCCCGCCTGACCCACCCGGACACCGATGAACTCCGGGCTGTCCTGGCCCTGCTGGAGGGCGCCGAGCGGCCCGTGATCATCCTGGGCGCGGACGTCCTGAACGGCGCGAGCGGATCGTTCAGCTCGAACCTGTCGGACCTCGCCGCCCGTACCGGCGCGAAGGTGATCGCCATTCCCGCCGCCGCGAACAGCCGGGGGCTGGGGGCGCTGAACCTCGTGCCGCGCGCGGGTGGGATGGGCATCGAGCGCCTGACCGAGGTGCCTGCCGCGTTCATCAGCCGCCTGGACCCCGGCGTGCGCGCCGCCGGGTTCACGGTCGTGCACGACACGCACCTGACCACCACCGCCCGACTGGCGGACGTGGTGCTGCCCGCCGTCACGAACTACGAGAAGCGCGGCACCGTCCAGAACCTGGAAGGTCGCCTGCTGCCCCTGAACCCCGCCGCGATCCAGAGCGGCGAGGCGGCCGACCTGATCCGCACCCTGACCGCCCTGGCCGAGGCGCTGGGCGTGAAAGCCCCCGCGCGTGGCCTGCGCGGCGCGCACGCGCTGCTGGCCGACCGGGTGGGCCTGAACCTGACCGACCTGCCCGCACGCGGCGCGCTGCACACCTTCCACCAGACCTACGCGGCCCCCGCCGCGCCGCACACGCCGCACCTGTGGACCGAGCGCATGCATGCCCGGCGCCTCACCTGGGTGGACCGCATCGAGGAACTCGTGCATGACGACTGGCAACTGCCCGTGACGCCCGCCGCGCCCCCCGCCCGCCCCGGAGGGGACGACTGA
- the nuoI gene encoding NADH-quinone oxidoreductase subunit NuoI, with protein MGVLEIAKGMGVTLGKLFQKPVTVSYPEQRATLQPRFRGRHVLTRHPGTGLEKCIGCSLCAAACPAYAIYVEAAENDPANPTAPGERYAKVYEINMLRCIFCGMCEEACPTGAVVMGNEFEMADYRYGDFVYAKEDMLVGVTGSLPQRREAARSGKPVRLGFQLEGQPRAELEGVKYP; from the coding sequence ATGGGCGTTCTTGAGATTGCCAAAGGCATGGGCGTCACGCTGGGGAAACTGTTCCAGAAACCCGTGACCGTCAGTTACCCCGAACAGCGCGCCACGCTGCAACCCCGCTTCCGGGGGCGGCACGTCCTGACCCGCCACCCAGGCACCGGACTGGAGAAATGCATCGGCTGCAGCCTGTGCGCCGCCGCCTGCCCCGCCTACGCCATCTACGTGGAGGCCGCCGAGAACGACCCGGCCAACCCCACCGCGCCCGGCGAACGCTACGCGAAGGTGTACGAGATCAACATGCTGCGCTGCATCTTCTGCGGCATGTGCGAGGAAGCCTGCCCGACCGGCGCGGTCGTCATGGGCAACGAGTTCGAGATGGCCGACTACCGCTACGGCGACTTCGTGTACGCCAAGGAAGACATGCTCGTCGGCGTGACCGGCAGCCTCCCGCAGCGCCGCGAGGCCGCCCGGAGCGGGAAACCCGTGCGCCTGGGCTTCCAGCTCGAAGGGCAGCCCCGCGCGGAACTGGAAGGAGTGAAGTACCCGTGA
- the nuoH gene encoding NADH-quinone oxidoreductase subunit NuoH: MPDWLATLLISLLKAVLVVLGLLTTFAYMTLIERRLLGRMQLRPGPNRVGPMGLLQPAADAIKSIFKEDLTVTLADKLVYTLAPIIAIGMALTAFGGIPAGPAGSLFGENPWVYNLDTGILALLALTSMGVYGIFLGGWASGSKYPMLGALRSSAQMISYELGMGLSILGLLMIVGTTSFHGLVAWQAQNGVMLLFQSLGFALFLISSFAEVNRTPFDLPEAEQEIVAGYLTEYSAIKWALFQMAEYVNMITASAVMATLFFGGWKGPQVLNALIPGISDWPLIWLILKIAFFLFLFIWVRATLPRLRYDQLMRFGWKLLLPLALANTVMTAAFLAFRGAGGLWFLGVLSLAGLLALLIMSDRVRVLWNQPTVRPPEDRDLVRAGGD; this comes from the coding sequence ATGCCCGACTGGCTCGCCACACTCCTGATCTCGCTGCTCAAGGCCGTGCTGGTCGTCCTGGGGCTGCTGACCACCTTCGCGTACATGACCCTGATCGAACGGCGCCTGCTGGGCCGCATGCAGCTGCGCCCCGGCCCGAACCGCGTCGGTCCCATGGGCCTGCTGCAACCCGCCGCGGACGCCATCAAGAGCATCTTCAAGGAGGACCTGACCGTCACGCTGGCCGACAAGCTGGTGTACACCCTGGCGCCCATCATCGCGATCGGCATGGCCCTGACCGCCTTCGGGGGCATTCCGGCCGGGCCCGCCGGGAGTCTGTTTGGCGAGAACCCCTGGGTGTACAACCTCGACACTGGCATCCTGGCGCTGCTGGCCCTGACCAGCATGGGCGTGTACGGCATCTTCCTGGGCGGCTGGGCTTCGGGCAGCAAGTACCCGATGCTGGGCGCGCTGCGGTCGAGCGCGCAGATGATCAGTTACGAACTCGGCATGGGCCTGAGCATCCTGGGCCTGCTGATGATCGTCGGCACCACCTCCTTCCACGGACTGGTCGCGTGGCAGGCGCAGAACGGCGTGATGCTGCTGTTCCAGTCGCTGGGATTCGCGCTCTTTCTCATCTCCTCGTTCGCGGAGGTCAACCGCACGCCGTTCGACCTGCCGGAAGCCGAGCAGGAGATCGTCGCCGGGTACCTCACGGAATACAGCGCGATCAAGTGGGCGCTGTTCCAGATGGCCGAGTACGTGAACATGATCACCGCGTCCGCCGTCATGGCCACCCTGTTCTTCGGCGGCTGGAAAGGCCCGCAGGTGCTCAACGCCCTGATCCCCGGAATTTCCGACTGGCCGCTGATCTGGCTGATCTTGAAGATCGCTTTCTTCCTGTTCCTGTTCATCTGGGTGCGCGCCACCCTGCCCCGGCTCCGCTACGACCAGCTGATGCGGTTCGGCTGGAAACTGCTGCTCCCGCTGGCCCTGGCGAACACCGTCATGACCGCCGCGTTCCTGGCGTTCCGGGGCGCGGGCGGCCTGTGGTTCCTGGGCGTCCTGAGCCTCGCCGGACTGCTGGCCCTGCTGATCATGAGCGACCGGGTGCGCGTCCTGTGGAACCAGCCCACCGTCCGCCCCCCCGAGGACCGCGACCTCGTCCGCGCCGGAGGCGACTGA